A region from the Leopardus geoffroyi isolate Oge1 chromosome E3, O.geoffroyi_Oge1_pat1.0, whole genome shotgun sequence genome encodes:
- the LOC123589227 gene encoding salivary gland specific protein SAGSIN1, whose amino-acid sequence MAAALSGLAVRLSRSAAARSYGVFCKGLTRTLLIFFDLAWRLRINFPYLYIVASMMLNVRLQVHIEIH is encoded by the exons ATGGCGGCGGCTCTGTCGGGCCTGGCTGTCCGCCTCTCGCGCTCGGCCGCCGCCCGCTCCTATGGGGTCTTTTGCAAGGGGCTGACCCGCACGCTGCTCATCTTCTTCGACCTGGCCTGGCGGCTGCGCATCAACTTCCCCTACCTCTACATCGTGGCTTCCATGATGCTCAACGTCCGCCTGCAG GTTCATATTGAGATCCATTGA
- the FAM220A gene encoding LOW QUALITY PROTEIN: protein FAM220A (The sequence of the model RefSeq protein was modified relative to this genomic sequence to represent the inferred CDS: inserted 1 base in 1 codon), with protein MRDRVGALGTRPGKVKGAGGDSDKLPCGLEGAQGESPCPSSRMHVPVGDVDGTSQNELSTEVKNALSEVSLSLHXGNKAVPCLRESLRRSSAPAAAQSKTVDLSCAPAGEHCAGVSCWGGGALARGWLGGGPRASDSHRRWCHKGEPWGPGLPCLRKRSEVGISEEDRPSALLEGQGSELELSCLRPVRSTLLSARPEVFLTDETGCVFLGCSKPAFSEQTEYEKTLSRVRSPSADLQTTPGLLALPALEVANPFCRS; from the exons atgagggacagagtgggggctCTGGGCACCCGCCCCGGGAAGgtgaagggggcaggaggggactcAGACAAGTTGCCGTGTGGACTTGAAGGAGCACAGGGGGAGAGCCCTTGCCCGTCCTCCCGGATGCACGTGCCTGTGGGTGATGTAGATGGAACTTCACAAAATGAGTTGTCAACGGAAGTGAAAAACGCTCTGAGTGAGGTCAGCCTCTCGCTTC AGGGCAACAAAGCTGTTCCGTGTTTGAGAGAATCACTAAGAAGAAGTTCAGCTCCCGCGGCGGCCCAGAGCAAGACTGTGGATCTGTCCTGTGCTCCTGCGGGAGAGCATTGTGCTGGGGTGtcgtgttggggtgggggagctctGGCGAGGGGCTGGCTGGGAGGAGGGCCCAGGGCCAGCGACAGCCACAGAAGATGGTGCCACAAAGGAGAGCCTTGGGGGCCAGGACTACCGTGCCTTCGGAAACGGTCAGAAGTGGGGATTTCTGAGGAGGACCGGCCAAGTGCTCTTCTAGAGGGGCAAGGCTCCGAGTTGGAACTGTCTTGCCTGCGTCCCGTCCGGTCGACCCTGCTGAGCGCACGCCCCGAAGTATTCCTGACTGATGAGACAGGATGTGTTTTCCTTGGCTGTTCAAAGCCTGCGTTTTCAGAGCAAACAGAATACGAGAAAACGCTCTCACGTGTACGAAGTCCCTCAGCCGATCTGCAGACAACACCAGGGTTGCTGGCTCTACCAGCTTTGGAGGTAGCGAATCCGTTTTGCCGTAGTTAA